A section of the Aminiphilus circumscriptus DSM 16581 genome encodes:
- a CDS encoding transposase yields the protein MAKNATNGRYSKEFRHEAVNMIIEGGLTAYEASRQLSLPKSTLENWVRAYKAGKLSDIGGERRPLTQVEEELERVKRELAQVKQERDILRNL from the coding sequence ATGGCAAAGAACGCAACGAACGGTCGCTATTCGAAAGAATTTCGGCATGAAGCCGTCAACATGATCATTGAAGGCGGCTTGACAGCATATGAAGCATCGCGTCAACTCTCCCTGCCCAAGTCGACCCTGGAAAACTGGGTGAGAGCGTACAAGGCCGGAAAACTTTCCGATATTGGCGGCGAGCGGCGGCCTCTCACTCAGGTTGAGGAGGAGCTTGAGCGCGTCAAACGAGAGCTTGCTCAAGTAAAACAGGAGCGCGATATCTTAAGGAATCTCTGA